The nucleotide window GCGGTCCTATCCCTGAGCGGCTACGACTGGATCGAGACCCCGCGCTGCCGCGCGTTCAGTTTCGTCTTCTTCGACGAGCACGGAGACCAAAGCGCCTTCCGGGCGGCGGTGGGGCGCTCCGGCGAGCCGGTCGTGGTCTTCATCCGCAAGCACGCCTTCGCGCTTTGCCTGCGCGGCATGCGCGGGCTGGTCAAGTCCAGGCGGATCACGGCCTTCTTCGACCTGACCAAGAACCCGCGGGAGCAGTACCCTTACGCGGACCGGGTCCGGACCATGGACCGCGCGGGCTGGCTGCGGGAGGCGGACCGCATCCGCTGGCAGGAAGTCGCGGACGTGGCCCTGCTCATCCACCCCGATGAAGAATAGCCCTCGGGAGCCCCGTCGCATCGAGGTGCACCTGGGCGCCCGCTGCAACAGCCGCTGCGTCTTCTGCATGGGCAGCGTCAGCCGGGACCTCAAGGAGCCGTGGGCCAGCCTCGACCGGGTCAAGGAAGAACTGAGGCACTTCTACGGCGAAGGCTGCCGCGCCGCCGGCTTCTTGGGCGGCGAGCCGACCGCCTACCCGCACATCGTCGAATGCGTGGCCTACGCCAAGAGCCTCGGCTACGGCCGGATCGTCATCTGCACCAACGGCCTGCGGCTCAGCGACGCCGCCTTCTGCCGGCGCTTGGTGCGGGCGGGGCTCACCCGGGTGACCGTCTCGGTGCACAGCCACCGGCCGGAGATAGAGGACCGTCTCATCACGCGCGTGCCGGGAGCTCTCGGGCGCAAGGTCCGGGCGGTCCGCAACCTGGTGGCGCTGAGGCAAGGGGGACTGCTGCCCGGCAACATCTCGCTCAACCCGGTCCTGTGCCGTCCCAATCTGCGCGGCATGGAGGAGTTCGTCCTTTTCTTCGGGGGGTTGGGCGTGGACGACGTGCGCTTCAACTACATCTGGCCGCACGGCGAAGTGAAGGCCGACCCGGCCTGGACCCCGGCCTTCCGTGAAGCCATGCCGGAGATCGTGCGCATCCTGCTGGCCAACGAGAAGCGCCTGCGCAGACA belongs to Elusimicrobiota bacterium and includes:
- a CDS encoding SAM-dependent methyltransferase; its protein translation is MGHWQDMTLRAVAETKRLRCLVTEDAGEARRQFADLRLDCAGKEFLEVPSRPQPAFLRRVLDRLRVEDVGMVSLGGVPCFMDPGGWLVRELRARGVPVRALAGASSLAAVLSLSGYDWIETPRCRAFSFVFFDEHGDQSAFRAAVGRSGEPVVVFIRKHAFALCLRGMRGLVKSRRITAFFDLTKNPREQYPYADRVRTMDRAGWLREADRIRWQEVADVALLIHPDEE
- a CDS encoding radical SAM protein codes for the protein MKNSPREPRRIEVHLGARCNSRCVFCMGSVSRDLKEPWASLDRVKEELRHFYGEGCRAAGFLGGEPTAYPHIVECVAYAKSLGYGRIVICTNGLRLSDAAFCRRLVRAGLTRVTVSVHSHRPEIEDRLITRVPGALGRKVRAVRNLVALRQGGLLPGNISLNPVLCRPNLRGMEEFVLFFGGLGVDDVRFNYIWPHGEVKADPAWTPAFREAMPEIVRILLANEKRLRRHLSFGGIPKCALLLAGVSGRLLEYLASKYLDEAGFDPANDVSMATKQGPMRDRFVWQQVKRDMLKAMGPDCGKCRHQSRCEGVWESYARLYGFSELTPL